The following coding sequences are from one Capsicum annuum cultivar UCD-10X-F1 chromosome 3, UCD10Xv1.1, whole genome shotgun sequence window:
- the LOC107861622 gene encoding mitogen-activated protein kinase kinase 5: MRPTQPPPPAANSTTSSSAMPPPSSVGGQRNRPRRRTDLTLPLPQRDVALAVPLPLPPTSAPSSSSSSSSSPLPTPLHFSELERLNRIGSGTGGTVYKVLHRPTGRLYALKVIYGNHEDSVRLQMCREIEILRDVDNPNVVRCHDMFDHNGEIQVLLEFMDKGSLEGIPIPYEAALSDLTRQVLSGLYYLHRRKIVHRDIKPSNLLINSRREVKIADFGVSRVLAQTMDPCNSSVGTIAYMSPERINTDLNHGQYDGYAGDIWSLGVSILEFYLGRFPFAVGRQGDWASLMCAICMSQPPEAPPTASREFRDFIACCLQRDPARRWTAGQLLRHPFITQNSPGTNTGSMPLPATASLSNQVHQAHQLLPPPPHFSSSSS; encoded by the coding sequence ATGCGACCTACTCAACCACCCCCACCAGCCGCCAACTCCACCACCTCCTCCTCCGCCATGCCTCCTCCGTCTTCCGTCGGCGGCCAACGGAATCGTCCTCGCCGTCGTACCGATTTGACCCTTCCTCTTCCCCAGCGTGACGTTGCTCTTGCTGTACCCCTCCCTCTTCCTCCCACCTCCGCTCCTtcctcatcctcatcctcttCTTCCTCTCCCCTTCCTACCCCTTTACATTTCTCTGAGCTCGAGCGTCTTAATCGCATCGGTAGTGGTACCGGTGGTACTGTTTACAAGGTCCTGCATCGACCCACCGGAAGACTCTATGCTCTCAAAGTTATCTATGGTAACCACGAGGACTCCGTCCGACTACAGATGTGCCGTGAGATCGAGATTCTCCGTGATGTTGATAACCCCAATGTCGTGAGGTGTCATGATATGTTCGATCACAACGGAGAAATCCAAGTTCTTCTCGAGTTCATGGATAAAGGGTCTTTGGAAGGGATCCCTATCCCTTATGAGGCAGCTCTCTCGGATCTAACCCGACAGGTTCTTTCCGGCCTCTATTACCTCCACAGGCGTAAGATTGTGCACAGAGATATCAAACCCTCTAACCTGTTAATCAACTCGAGGCGTGAGGTAAAGATTGCTGATTTCGGGGTGTCCAGAGTTCTGGCACAAACCATGGATCCCTGCAATTCATCAGTTGGTACCATCGCTTACATGAGTCCTGAGAGAATCAACACAGATCTGAATCATGGACAGTACGACGGATATGCTGGGGACATATGGAGTCTTGGGGTGAGCATCCTGGAGTTCTACTTGGGAAGATTTCCCTTCGCTGTGGGGAGGCAAGGAGACTGGGCTAGCCTTATGTGCGCCATTTGTATGTCGCAGCCTCCTGAGGCACCACCAACAGCTTCCCGGGAGTTTAGGGATTTCATTGCCTGCTGTTTGCAGAGGGATCCCGCTAGGCGGTGGACGGCAGGGCAGCTCTTGCGCCATCCTTTCATCACCCAGAATAGCCCAGGCACCAACACCGGTAGCATGCCCCTTCCTGCAACTGCCTCACTGAGTAATCAGGTCCATCAGGCACATCAATTGCTACCTCCACCtcctcatttttcttcttcttcttcttga
- the LOC107861621 gene encoding DNA-dependent metalloprotease WSS1 isoform X2, which produces MDLNDLNKVWEVKPLKKVRDDEAREILENVAKQVQPIMRKRKWKVKVLSEFCPANPSLLGLNIGGGAEVKLRLRRPNNEWDFFPYVQILDTMLHELCHNEYGPHNADFYNLLDEIRKECEDLMAKGITGTGQGFDLPGKRLGGFSHQPPLSSLRQKALAAAENRARMEVLLPSGPKRLGGDSSIKAALTPIQAAAMAAERRLHDDLWCGSKLLESEGPSESSKASAIPESGHISVIGSDSKIMWECCVCTLLNQLQFQPFDLNNKRLSFKKINILALTNDT; this is translated from the exons ATGGATCTTAATGATCTGAACAAGGTCTGGGAAGTCAAACCTTTGAAGAAGGTGCGTGATGATGAGGCAAGGGAAATTCTTGAAAATGTAGCAAAACAGGTGCAACCTATAATGCGCAAACGGAAATGGAAAGTTAAGGTGCTCTCTGAATTTTG TCCTGCCAACCCATCTCTTTTGGGACTCAACATAGGAGGAGGTGCTGAGGTTAAGCTTAGATTGCGCCGACCAAACAATGAGTGGGACTTTTTCCCTTATGTTCAAATTCTCGACACTATGCTTCATGAGCTCTGCCACAATGAATATGGCCCACATAATGCTGACTTTTATAACCTATTGGATGAAATCAGGAAG GAATGTGAGGACCTTATGGCTAAAGGAATTACAGGTACTGGACAAGGTTTTGATCTCCCAGGGAAGCGGTTGGGTGGGTTTTCTCATCAACCTCCGTTGTCATCATTGCGTCAGAAAGCACTGGCTGCTGCAGAAAATAGAGCACGCATGGAAGTACTTTTGCCATCGGGGCCTAAGCGTCTCGGGGGTGATAGTAGCATCAAGGCTGCACTCACCCCAATTCAAGCTGCTGCGATGGCTGCAGAAAGGAGATTACACGATGATCTGTGGTGTGGGTCCAAATTGTTAGAGAGTGAGGGGCCTTCTGAAAGCTCCAAAGCTTCAGCAATACCAGAGTCTGGACATATTTCAGTTATAGGATCCGATTCTAAGATAATGTGGGAATGTTGTGTGTGCACTTTATTGAACCAG CTACAGTTCCAACCATTTGATCTAAACAACAAGAGACTATcctttaaaaagataaatattttggcCCTAACAAATGACACCTAG
- the LOC107861621 gene encoding DNA-dependent metalloprotease WSS1 isoform X1, protein MDLNDLNKVWEVKPLKKVRDDEAREILENVAKQVQPIMRKRKWKVKVLSEFCPANPSLLGLNIGGGAEVKLRLRRPNNEWDFFPYVQILDTMLHELCHNEYGPHNADFYNLLDEIRKECEDLMAKGITGTGQGFDLPGKRLGGFSHQPPLSSLRQKALAAAENRARMEVLLPSGPKRLGGDSSIKAALTPIQAAAMAAERRLHDDLWCGSKLLESEGPSESSKASAIPESGHISVIGSDSKIMWECCVCTLLNQPLALLCGACRTPKARAKAAKEWSCKFCTLHNSTEVERCLACGEWRYSYGPPVSMRDPRIGT, encoded by the exons ATGGATCTTAATGATCTGAACAAGGTCTGGGAAGTCAAACCTTTGAAGAAGGTGCGTGATGATGAGGCAAGGGAAATTCTTGAAAATGTAGCAAAACAGGTGCAACCTATAATGCGCAAACGGAAATGGAAAGTTAAGGTGCTCTCTGAATTTTG TCCTGCCAACCCATCTCTTTTGGGACTCAACATAGGAGGAGGTGCTGAGGTTAAGCTTAGATTGCGCCGACCAAACAATGAGTGGGACTTTTTCCCTTATGTTCAAATTCTCGACACTATGCTTCATGAGCTCTGCCACAATGAATATGGCCCACATAATGCTGACTTTTATAACCTATTGGATGAAATCAGGAAG GAATGTGAGGACCTTATGGCTAAAGGAATTACAGGTACTGGACAAGGTTTTGATCTCCCAGGGAAGCGGTTGGGTGGGTTTTCTCATCAACCTCCGTTGTCATCATTGCGTCAGAAAGCACTGGCTGCTGCAGAAAATAGAGCACGCATGGAAGTACTTTTGCCATCGGGGCCTAAGCGTCTCGGGGGTGATAGTAGCATCAAGGCTGCACTCACCCCAATTCAAGCTGCTGCGATGGCTGCAGAAAGGAGATTACACGATGATCTGTGGTGTGGGTCCAAATTGTTAGAGAGTGAGGGGCCTTCTGAAAGCTCCAAAGCTTCAGCAATACCAGAGTCTGGACATATTTCAGTTATAGGATCCGATTCTAAGATAATGTGGGAATGTTGTGTGTGCACTTTATTGAACCAG CCCCTAGCCCTTCTTTGTGGAGCTTGCAGAACCCCAAAGGCCAGAGCAAAGGCAGCAAAAGAATGGTCTTGCAAGTTTTGCACATTGCATAATAGCACTGAGGTCGAACGGTGCTTAGCTTGTGGAGAGTGGAGATACTCTTATGGCCCACCTGTTTCAATGAGGGATCCTCGTATTGGCACCTAA